The sequence below is a genomic window from Planctomycetota bacterium.
GTCATTGGCGTGCCGGTTGAGACCCCGCGTCTCGGCGGCGTCGACAGCCTATTGTCTATTGTGCAGATGCCGAAGGGCGTGCCGGTGCTGACGGTGGCGATTGGCGAGCCGGGCGCAGCGAACGCCGGGCTGGCGGCGGCGGCGATCGTCGCCCTCGGCCGACCGGAGGTCGCCAAACGGCTT
It includes:
- a CDS encoding AIR carboxylase family protein, with the translated sequence VIGVPVETPRLGGVDSLLSIVQMPKGVPVLTVAIGEPGAANAGLAAAAIVALGRPEVAKRLADWRAAQSAGVPVTVSDD